The proteins below come from a single Saimiri boliviensis isolate mSaiBol1 chromosome 16, mSaiBol1.pri, whole genome shotgun sequence genomic window:
- the LOC101045678 gene encoding small ribosomal subunit protein uS8-like, protein MVRILADALKSINNAKKRGKRQVLIRPCSKVIVQFLTVMMRHGYVGEFEIIDDHRAGKIVVKVTGRLIKCGVISPRFDVQLKDLEKWQNNLLPSRQFGFIVLTTSAGIMDHEEARRKHTGGKILGFFFQGCNAYIYK, encoded by the coding sequence ATGGTGCGCATCCTGGCTGATGCTCTCAAGAGCATCAACAATGCCAAAAAGAGAGGCAAACGCCAGGTGCTTATTAGGCCATGCTCCAAAGTCATTGTCCAGTTTCTCACTGTGATGATGAGGCATGGTTACGTTGGCGAATTTGAAATCATCGACGatcacagagctgggaaaattGTTGTGAAGGTCACAGGCAGGCTAATCAAGTGTGGTGTGATCAGCCCCAGATTTGATGTGcaactcaaagatctagaaaaatggcagaataatcTGCTTCCGTCCCGCCAGTTTGGTTTCATTGTATTGACAACCTCAGCTGGCATCATGGACCATGAAGAAGCAAGACGAAAACACACAGGAGGGAAAATCCTGGGATTCTTTTTCCAGGGGTGTAatgcatatatttacaaataa